In Salarias fasciatus chromosome 4, fSalaFa1.1, whole genome shotgun sequence, the DNA window GTGGTTTATTACATGATGCGCCACATTTCTACAGTTTCCTCAAGTGGAACACCCACCACCCACATTTTGTGATCACTGTTGCAATTTGAAACAAGCTATTATTATAAAATGCGGTGAAGTTTATCACAAAACACATCCaagaattattttgtttttacaaaatgtGGCATTTCTTGCATAACGCGGTGAAAATGTGTTACCATCATTACATACTGCTGAACCGCAAGGTTCAGGCAGCACTGTGTCGCCACGTTTAAATCTCACAGACGTGGCGTTTTGTCTGAGTCTAGGAGTGAATAGATGAATTATTCCAGCAAAGAGTCCCTGCAGGTGAAACATGTAGGAGTCTGGTTATATTCCAACAGTCTAATGGggacatttctctctctgtgtttcagacTTCAGTACAAGCAGCCGAGCGTTGTGTCCGGGTCAGTGTTCCGGTTCAAGGTCATGTTGCCTACTTGTGTTTCGGTTTTCTCTGTCATTAAACACACTGTTGTTCGCTCGCTGGCtaactgctgctgttgtctttgctctccgtgttctgtgttttctcagccGTACTGACGTGGCGACGGTCACGCCGTGGTTGGCGCCGGTGGTCTGGGAGGGGACCTTCGAGCCGGAGCTGCTGGACGGCGTCTACCGGCAGAAGAACGTCAGCATCGCCGTCACCGTGTTCGCCGTGGGAAAGTAGGGCTCCGTCTACTGCCGGACGAGGCGTCCAGCGTAAACGCGTCTCATGCCGagcctttgacctttgaccctgacaGGTACATCAGGTTCCTGAAAGACTTCCTGGAGACGGCCGAGCAGCACTTCTTCGTTGGTTTCAAGGTGCACGTGTACGTGTTCACCGATCGGCCAGCAGAGCTGCCCAAGGTTGAAATGGCGGCCGGCCGACAGGTGAGCTGTGAACCGGTTCATTCTGGTCTTTGGATTCTGTCTGTACCGGAAGATCCTTGACTGGATGTTGGGTGTTTGCCCCGCCCCCCACAGCTGACGGTGCACCCGGTGCCCGCTGCGAAGCGCTGGCAGGAGATCTCAGCTCGCCGGATGGAGATGATCCAGCGTCTGATCGAGGAGACGCTCCTCCCTGGAACAGACTTCATCTTCTGTCTGGACGTGGACTCGAAGTTTCACGGCCGCTGGGGGGCGGAGTCTCTGGGCAGCCTGGTCGCCGTCGTCCACCCAGGTGACTCCGCCTACAAAATCCGGCCTCAGATGGGAGAGTTGACCTTCGACGTGACATCAGTCCCATCTGTGTGCAGGTTACTATAAAACTGAGCGCGGCGGGTTTCCGTACGAGCGCCGGCCCGCCTCCCGCGCCTACATGGCGCCCGGACTCGGCGACTTCTACTACTGCGGTGGGGCTTTCGGGGGCGACCTGCACGAGGTCCGCCTGCTCGCCAAAACCTGCCGGGAGAACTTCGAAGCCGACGCCAAGGAGGGCATCGAAGCGGCGTGGCAAGAAGAGAGTCACCTGAACAGGTGAGCAGGGCCCGAGGGGTGAAACAGGAGGGCGGGGTCATTCcgctggtgggcggggcttcagagaGCCAGCCTGCAGGTTAtgtttctcaaactgtggtctgGAGGAAGACGACTCAGCGTTTTCTCTGGTGGTGAAAACTGGAAACCATGAGCACCAGTGTTTCAGCATGTCTGACAGTTTTAATATGCgtgacagttttagaatgtgtgacagttttagtatttttaaccattttggAAAGTGACAGTTTTTAGAATATGGGTTTTAGCATTGTGTGATAGTTTTAGAATATTTGAGTTTTAGAAATTGAGAGTTTCAGaatgtttcagtttcagaatgTGTGCTGGTTTTAGAACGTTTAAGAGTTTCTTGAAAGTgacaattttaaaatgtttgagttGCAGAATATttgagttttaaaatgtgtgacagttttagaatgttTACGAATGTTTAAGAGGAAAGGGACAGTTTCCAAATGTGTGATAGTTTCAGAAGGTGTGAGAGTTTTAATATCTTTGAGTTTTCGAATTCGCAACAGTTTTGAAGTGTGACAGTTTTAGGGTGTTTGAGTTTTTGCATCTGTGACAGTAGTTGAATACCTGAGAGTTTaggaatgtttgttttttaaaatgtgccaCAGTTTAGAATGCTTGAGAGTTTCAGAATGTGTGACAATTTTAAAATGAAcgagttttaaaatgtgtgaccATTTTGGCAGAGGTGATGGCTTCTTCTTATCGGTGACATGATTTGGACGTCACCTGGGGTGAAACCCCCTGAGGCCTTTGAGCAAGGCGCCGAGTGTCGACACTGTCCTGCTTCGTGTGTTCAGGTACATGTGGCTCAACAAACCCAGCAAGGTGCTCTCGCCGGAGTTCCTGTGGCAGGACTTCAAGCCTCGAGAGCGCGAGATCCACGTCGTCCGCTTCTCCGGAGTCGTCAAGAACTACGCTGAAATCAGACCCAACTGAGCCCTGAACACCCGGGAACGCCGGGGCCcgacccacaatgcacctcaGCAAGGACCTTGCTCCAGACTCAGAGCCTGCAGGACGAccgagcatgtgcagaactcaTCATCAACATTGAGGAAAAATGTGTCTGAACTGTGAACGTACACCTGAGGCTGGTTTGTTGATTACACTGAGAGGAGACGACATTATTCTGGACATGATCGCCGGGTTCGTCTGcagccgtcctgctgctgacagagaGACGTTACTTAGAATTGGTCTCACATGCTCACTGTCTCTGTTTCTATTCATCTAcctgtgaaaattaaaaatcctGCACTGATTAACTATTCTAAACTGTGAAACTGATCTTCACAGTTTGATGTCTGGTGTTTACAGTTGATCTTCTCACCATTATCTCATTCTGAATTTAGTGGTAGCTCCATTAAAGAAAGAGTCATGATTATATTTGTGTCGTAATGTGGAGGTTTGAATCCCATTCTGACATTATGAGATTCTATAAACTTATTTCAACCATCATTATGGTGACTGTGTCAATAGCAAGCGGCAAAAAATACAGTTCAGACAGCAGTCAGAGGATGAACATAAGTATGATGAAGTGCAGATTATGAGATAGTTCATAAAGAGAGGCTGCATTCAAAcaggcaaaaacacaaaaataaattaaaaattcatctttattttcttcatacTTTATAAACAAGATAGTGAGTTTCACACAGGATGAAAAAAATGAGACTTTTCTGTATGTTCACatattttttattcttcatttaTTCTGATTACATAAAGAGTCAATTGCACAAACAGAGGAACACTGGAAACTGCAGCATCGTTTCCTTCCTGCAGATGAAGGCGATGTGACCTGTGCTGCTTCTCTTTTCATGGATCATATCTGATGAAGAGATGGAGCAAGAAGAACGTGTAGCAAGAACGCTGCGCTCACATCCTGCGATGGACAAATTTCAATTTAGATTTATATAGCAGCAGTAACAGAGTCTGCAGACGAGCTGAGACGAAATGGAAAAAATACCATTTTTACAGATTTCCTTTCAAATGCTATAGGATACATTGCTTACTCCCTCGACAGTATTCCTGTCTGTTTACTCAAAAATCTCCTCAGCACTGTTGGAAAAGTATTTTAAACCTGTTCAACACATCACTCAGTTCAGGATATCTTCCAACTGTGTTGAAACATGCCGTAGTGAAACCtcttttaaagaagaaaatctaGACGCCTCGGTCTGATTCAATTTGAGACGGATTTTAAAACTTCCATTTTTATCCAGAGTACTGGAGAGAGCAGCTTTCAAACAAGTACAATCATTTTTGGATGATTTTAGCATTTGTGAAAGTTTTAGTCTTAAACCTGACTGCTGCCTTCGATACAGTGAACCATGCCATTCTCTCATCACATCTGGAAAACTGTATGGGGATCAAAGGCACAGCTCTGAAATGACctggctctctgctgctgccttgcTCCCCACCTTGTGGGGCATTCTGTCTTCAGCCCATGCTCTGGTCTGGaagcttcagctccagctgcaggagaaactgCTGACAAATTTTTCTCACTGAACGATCAATCTGATCGCATTCTCTATAAAAGAACACAAGAGTCATGTTCAACTAATACAGAATGAAACCTTTTGGCTAGATATTACCTTTCTTAGTCTCAACAAAACCAAGACAGAGATGGTCGTTTAGCCATTTTTAGCCATTCCGATCAACTTGCTGACTATGTTCGTGCTCTGAGAACCCTGGAAATCCAGAAAAACTCAGTCCTGAACCacaactgcattttttttttaattcagtttttttgcatttcaaggcagtcTGTAGCCCATAAGGTAAagcattcatcagtccaaacaacCAGTTCAGcagttgaatttaaagtcattgttgccttgcctgccagcatctttacactctgctgtgatgtgctgtactgatATATATCTCCGCTTTCCCCcatcaaccgataacatgcacgGTAGGTCAATCCTCCAATCCTCCaatcaggtgattctgaccattacaATGACTCCACACCTGGAGATGGTCCCCAGGCGCTCtccgcagctgcccactgctccttacggaatgcttcagtggcatcaaaggatgggttaaatgcagaggaagaattTCATTGTACAATGCGcactgtataatgacaaataaagtaccttaccttaccttatatatatatatatatatatatatatatatatatatatatatatatatatatatgtgtgtagggctcagttggtgtgtgtgtgtgtgtgtgtgtgtgtgtgttagatcATCATGTTTCCCTCTCGAAGATGATGTGCACTCTACTGCTTCTCGTTTTGTGGACCGTATCTGATGCAGCAAGCTTGACTTTTCATTCTGCTATTACACAAGAAAaccttcttctttcttcctttttaccttttttttttttgcagatgtgtttttttttcttacatgacCCAGCTAGCATTTTAAAGCAGAGTCACTGTGCCAGTGTCAGATAATCATTGGATTATGTTCAAATGTTGTAACTCTAATCAACGCTGAAGTAGCAACGTTGTTTCAACATCAAGTTTCTCAACAATGAATCAATGTTAATTTGAGTTTGgattttgcaaatctgatcAATGCTGACTATAAACTTCTGCCTTTCACCATAGATTGATAtacaaatacatatttttgaTACACTGTCTGTTGAAAGAGACATatgttgcatttaaaaaaaacaaacaaataaataaaaagtgccTGGCATCTTTTGTCACATGGATAAGGATTATTCCTCCTGCACCAGTAGACGTCGTGCTTCTATCATTACTCAAGCATTTAATTCAGAGTTGATGTTTCTAAACTTTTTCAAATTGGTCAGGATTGTCTGGATGTTGAGCTAACTTTATTTTACAACTGatatatttcacaaaaaaattaaaagattaTACATCTAAAAAaagttgatatttcaatgttgaatccacagtgagttaaAAACATCACTTCAGCCAACAATGTTTTGATGgtgaattcatgttttttcatgAACTGACCTTATTTCatcattaaaacatttattttcagtcgAACGGCAGCTGGAGAGGGAGGCGAGAGTGATGAAGaagagtccagaggaggaagattgTTGTGAAATGTGCTGCTTCATCCCACTGAAGACGTTTCAGCTTCATCATCGCTCCACCATGGGAGGGCTCGGCCTCCGACTTTACCTATAAAACACTCTGATTCTGAGCACTCGGACATTTCATCAGGTTCTTGTCACCTCCACCAGGTCTCTACCTTTGTTTCTTCATTGTTCTtctggtttcttctttttcactctTGTTTCTAAATTGGTTGTGTTGTGTGGTATTCCAGTTGTTActcagaatagaatagaatagaatagaatagaacagaagagaagagaagagaagagaagagaagagaagagaagagaagagaagagaagagaagagaagagaagagaagcgaAAAACTATCGTTCCGAGACTGAAATTCTTGGAAAAAAGTTTACAatgacttcagtgtttttaagtctgaatttaactgaaatgtttcagatttatttataaGATGAAACATTCTGACATTTCAGGACCTCAGGAAGAGATTTACTTTAACAGAAATGCTCAGCAGATCTCTCTGAAACTAGTATGTTttagtttgatttgtttcatgTCAACAAGTTAAATCATTGTGAACTGTTTACCAGACCAGGAATAAGGATGATAAATTATCCTCAGGGTTTGATAAAGCTGTCCTCAGCAGCTGGATGTGCGAGTCATTCTGTGAAGTTTTGTCTCTCGTGTcaacattgttttcacattaaagaGGGACATCCCTCATGTTGTTTCTGCATTGCCACTGATGTGTTGATCTGATTGTGTTTCTTTAGTCATGGCGTCGTCCGGCGgactgctcctgctgctgctgctgtcctccctgGTGTCCTCCTCTGTTGGTGCCCGGAATAATGGTCCTCGGAATAATCCCAACTCCCGGGGTGGCTCCTCCTCCCGGCGTCGCTCCTCGATTCGTTCTCTGCCTGATTCTGCTTTGTCTAGTTCCAACAGGCAGATCCGGGGGCCTGAATGGTCTCGGCAGGACATAAACAAACCCAAAGAGGCCATAAAGTCCATTGGCAAGTACGCCCTGAGTACAGGTCTCTCAACACTCGCTTATGCTGTTCCGTTTCTCGGCGTGATTCAACCTCATGGGACACTGATCGCTGCCTCCGTCAACTTAGCGCTGCTCCCGCTGAATATGCTCGACAAACGGAACAGTGACAAACAGCTGATCAATGCCATCAGGTTTGAGTTTGAAAACCTGAATTCAAAGATGGATCGGTACCATGAAGATCAGAAATACAACATCTGGGCCAGCAGCACCTTCGCCAAGCCCGAGAAACACATCAACTTGGCCTGGGCAAGTTACAAGACAATGATCAATGCTCTGCTTCAAGCAAAGACGGAGGCAGAAAGAGACAGACATCGAAATGAGTTCATGGGTTCCTATCAAAAATATGAACCTGCCATCAGAGAGCTGCACAGGCTGCTGACGGTCAGTGGAGCCAGCTTCACCTACAACCTGGGGGACCTGCTGTCTAAACAAATCAAATGTCATGAGACGGACTTGAGAGAGTACACAGAGTTCATCAACAAGCTGATCTACAAGGGCATCGTGATGAACCAGTTCTACTACAAGGTGAAGAAGATCGAATCACAGGCCAGGGTGGACGAGGAGTCTAAGATTGCCTACGACTCAGCCTTGGTCATGTTCCAGACCCATAAGAAGTGCATATTCGACAGCATTGAGTATGTCAAGAAGGACGTGGAAACCCTGATCAACAGCATCAAGCATCGCTCAAAGCTTGCAGAGGATGTCCGGAAGTTCCTGGACAACACGTACGACAGGTACGACTGGATGGTGGTTGCCTTCATAGCAAAGAACTCCAAACATCGGATCCTGGAAACCCTGAACAAACATGTCCTGGCGGGATTCACCATAGTGACAAAAGGAGATGTCAGCGTAGCCGTTGCCCGACAAGTGAAGGGAACTCACACAAAGGCAAGCAGGGTCACAGAGGCCATCCAGGGATGCGTTCCCGTAAATACCCTCTGTTACAAGGTCAGAGAGAAGCTGGGCAGGTGCACCATCAACGTCTCTATCAGGTCCGGTGTCACGGCACCAATCACTTCGACCTACAGTGCCGTGCACGCCTACATCCACAAGGCTCACGACAGTCACAACACGCAGGATTTATATGAAGAGATGGTGAATCCTGAACAGTACTCACCCCAGACCCCGTATATCTACAGGGGCTCGTGCGAGAAGTCTCCCGGCGTGAAGAATGGAAAGTATGTGGTGTTGATCAAAAGTgacgaggagctggagagcAAAGATCCATGTGCCAAGCTGAACTGTGGGGGGAGCCAAAGAGGCCAGTGTGTCCCTGTGCCCAAGCTGTTCCTGGCCATGTGTCAGTGTAGCCATCCATTCTATGGCAAGAACTGCGAGAAGAATCTGGAAGACTACAAAAAAGAGCTTAAGAAAAAGACCGGACCTATTATGCTGGACAACAGGGGATCTTCAAACCGTGGCTTCTGATCCAGGAACAATGACTCCACTgttccttcctgctctgcttcagctcacCTTTAACTCTGCAAAGATATTTGGTTTGACTTCGTgcttctgcttttcattttctgcGTGCCTCTCAGAGATGTTCTGCCAGTTAACGGGACAACCCTGCACCAGCCCATCCAGTCCCGCAGGAGTCGTTTCTACCAGCAGGCGGTGTGTCGAGTCACTCAGAAAAGCAGTTCAATAAACACTGTgatcagtttttgtttcagagcacCAGTCTGGGGATCCAAGTTTGAATCCTGATGTCATCCACAGCTGGCAGATCGTCTCTCCAGACAGCACACTGCACCAATCAGAAAGGAGAACCACCACATCGCCACCCGGTGGACAGCAGTGACATGACTTGTATTGCTCATCAGCATGGCTCGTAattcaaggaaaacaaaaatctgtttcTACATTATTTTTGATTCTGGCCACGGGCATAGAAAGGCTGGTATAAATAGTAGTAAGTGAACACAAGCGaaatgtgtgtctctgtgtgcgATCTGCATGTAGTCAAACTCTCACAATGACCAGTGCTGGGTGTCGGTATGCAGGGTTCTCTCtgtgaaaatgacattttaatcaTCACGTGTGACTCTGCAGTGGCACTATATGTTAGGACCTCCAGGCGCATTTCTATGCTTTATGCTTCTGTCCTCATTTTGACAAACTGGAAAAATTATAAAAGCATTAAATAAAGCTTtgagcatcactggtgtgtgtgagtgtgtgtgtgtgtgtgtgtgtgtgtgtgtgtgtgtgtgtgtgtgtgtgtgtgtgtatccaatCATTTTCttgcaaacacaaaatcaaaaaaaataaatattaatcgTGGgtatgttttcaaaatgtcagtaaACTTCCAGAAAAGAGATACGAGTGAGATGATGGATCTATTCAGGTCATGTACCTTTATAGTCTCTAATATATTACTTTATATGAAGTGATCTATTACTTTAGAGCACTTTCTTGCTGTACAGAAAATTACCTTTATTTACAATGCGTTGACACTTTTTTTACATTGcttcattcaattcaattcaagttCAGGATAGAGGATAATGTTGGGCTTGGAATAAGGTTTAAGCTCAGAATAATGGCTGGTTAGGATGTGTTCTttaaagagagggagagcgagagagagagggacggagGGTAGAGAGGTCAGATGAATAGCGTGAGGGAGTCAGAATCAAGGACAGGCAGCCTGTACGGGCTTGAACCTCTCCCCCAGCCGGGACTGACCTGTGAGCTCCAACTCCCCCGAATAGAGTAGGGAAGAGTGAGAgggttatttttattttttttgttcctatTGTTTGTTTGGCTGGTCTTTGTTGTTCTTATGAGATTTAGGCTGCAATTTTAAGTCCCAACCTACACAGCACAGAAATCAGACcgaagctgctttgttttgaaaCCATCACGACGACACGCCTGCAGGTTTCCTCACCGGGGTGTTCGGGACCCCCCTGCTCCAGTGTTTGTCCAGTGCAACGCCACCGAGGCTCAGTTCAGGTGTTGTCATGGTAaccgtttgtgtgttttcttttggtaATGCTGCGGCGAGCGGCGGTCGCCTCCACGATGAGGAAAGTCCTCCGTTTGTGCTGCTTCAGACTCAAACGACGAACCTCCGTGTGCTTCAAATGTCTGAAACCACGCTGCACTCACATTGATCAGTAGTACAAGTCAGTCCAGACACCTTAAAGTCTTTAAATCTGAGTTTTCTTCGTCCTGCACCCATTTACGCACCAacaacttcaagtgaaaacacaaagctttggttgcgttttgggtgtccgtttataCAGCAGGGGTGCTTGGAGCGattgaaaacgcaactttttggaGACAGATTCCAAGTTGGAACTTATTGAAAACGTTCAGGCTCCATCAGCGTGCGGATGGGTGAAAGCGACTCTTTCTGGAAAAACTCGCCGCTCGTCTGCTTGGAGAAGGCACAAATGCTGCTATTCAACACCAGATaactcttctgcacatgctcagtagagtaGACGgacaattaaaacaataaaaacactgttttcctccagagtgtcatgactacCAGCCCAGTTTCACCAGGACTTGGGAGTTTTAGAGTTCACaatcgctgtgtgtgtgtgtgtgtgtgtgtgtgtgtgtgtgtgtgtgtgtgtgtgtgtgtgtgtgtgtgtgtgtgtgtaggagttAAACCTACAAGCATCATGTTTCCCTCCTGAAGATGACGTGCACTCTACTGATTCTATTTTTGTGGACCATATTCGATGCAGAAAGCTTGACATTTCATGCTGCTATTACACAAGAATGCCCTTTAATTCTCTGTGatcaacttttgttttttacataGATGTTAATCTTATGTGTTGGGGATGTGAGGGAGACAAAAATGACGAAGAAGTGTCCGGAGGAGGAAGATTGTTGTGAAAGATTGTGTTGCTTCATCGCACTGAAGATGTTTCGGCTTCGTCATCGCTCCACCATGGGTGGGGTCGGCCTCTGACTTTAGCTATAAAACACTCTGATTCTGAGCACTCGGACACTTCATCAGATTCTTGTCACCTCCACCAGGTCTCTACATTTGTTTCTTCATTGTTCTGCTGTTGCTTCTTTATTACTGTTGTTTCCAAATTGTTTGTGTGGAATTTTAAATGTCAATcgaaatagaatagaatagaaaaactTTATCAACGCTCGGGGGAAAGTCTTTAAAAAGAGGTTTGATCTGGGGTTTCACTGGTACTGCATCGTGATTTGTTTTGAAGAATTTTCCTCTTAGATTGaggtatttctattctattcgattctattctattctattctgtgttTGTACGTCATTACCCGTGTGGCTGTATGATTACTTCTGTTTCATAATAGTTCctctggggtctatttcaccaagcaggttgaaaaaactctgagagaaatcctgaactctgtgttgatctactctgaaagggaaaacgctgggttttcggttatcacaacagctgatttgagttggattactcaacttgaagtagtttcacctggactttagcacgtgcacgacaactataaacagccagcattaatggagcaccgattcgatgagtcaccatggcaacagagaagtgGAGAGCGACGTAtggaagctggaacacattttttgaaaaaaatgcaacacgctgcagcagcgaaggagagggagatgccgtggcagaaaattgctgcccgtgtcagtgagtaagtttaaatgtagtcctttatatcagaatattattgaatattaaatattattacaaggaaactgtttgaatggtcaccaatgaaggtatttcatttagttgtaatcccGCGGGGAAGATGCGCAGCAGCttaagatgaaatataaaaacattgttcaaaagacctcggcataatctcattgAGGTACATCTTTTTAAGcgtgtttaacattgtaaagtagcataaatactaagtggctgatggactgtgcagttgttttatgtcacacatctatatcatgttatgttaaataattaatcctatttaatctaatattattatctgttatttgagtataatattttaaaaatgttattgatacaaatatttattttgtctttcatgtccttttcttcttgtggcccagattgtgaaggttctctctgcctgctggagccccttcatgctacaaccaacctgaaactgtcagtaGGAAATACTCAGagtatttttgccaaatgttagtttggaaaaatatacgcaaatatactgaaagatgttattttaccaggatgaggaggatgaaaccgtgcctgctgccttcacagaggatccagaaagtcatatcgaggtatgttactgattgttctcttcccattaaaattctgaatactcctgtggaacatagagcttgacatttagccgacactgaaatattcaacattgtcatcctttttaacagatcatggctggtcagcagcaggatggtccctcaacttccacatcacagatcaacactgtgaaatgatgttcagtaaacaccagaggttcatttcattcaattcatgtgcagctgtataatttaatgtcctctatgtattcccagttaccagtcaaagaaatttacaaaatccacttacttaaAGGCGCTATCCACGATTTTATTTTAACCAcgacgagaaaaatgcttttgacatcatgtattagcaagtccatgctacatttctgtgaaaaaagaaataatcacacattgatcagcgtgttttgaatatctggccccgcaaagcgctgcctgaggatttagcgtgacaacctctctcctccagtcacAGCGTGGC includes these proteins:
- the LOC115386606 gene encoding globoside alpha-1,3-N-acetylgalactosaminyltransferase 1-like — translated: MTLPRVKIASGLLLLAVLVGVLYKHIPQSYRFALCKEKEPPADRSADVVTITTEIPLRTAKQLQYKQPSVVSGRTDVATVTPWLAPVVWEGTFEPELLDGVYRQKNVSIAVTVFAVGKYIRFLKDFLETAEQHFFVGFKVHVYVFTDRPAELPKVEMAAGRQLTVHPVPAAKRWQEISARRMEMIQRLIEETLLPGTDFIFCLDVDSKFHGRWGAESLGSLVAVVHPGYYKTERGGFPYERRPASRAYMAPGLGDFYYCGGAFGGDLHEVRLLAKTCRENFEADAKEGIEAAWQEESHLNRYMWLNKPSKVLSPEFLWQDFKPREREIHVVRFSGVVKNYAEIRPN